One region of Nothobranchius furzeri strain GRZ-AD chromosome 16, NfurGRZ-RIMD1, whole genome shotgun sequence genomic DNA includes:
- the LOC107396050 gene encoding sex comb on midleg-like protein 2 isoform X3 yields MGKTPVKDQKDGRKEKAGKVVPPPGSTPAPLKDAFSWEEYLKETSSTPAPPGCFRQARVPPSNDFKVGMKLEAHDPRNSTSVCIATVMGLTGVRLRLRLDGSDNSNDFWRLVDSSDIQPIGTCEKTGDMLQPPLGFRMNASSWPMFLLRTLNGAEMAPVTAFKKEPPRPPQNSFKPGMKLEAVDKKNPYLICPATIGEVRGEEVFIMFDGWRGAFDYWCKYDSRDIFPVGWCTLTKHSLQPPGNSVTLPKSLQILPSSPSKPSRRSMQSPYRLLTPLPPLPVRKGVRGRRPKSETLALLKAVAEAAAAHNGSVPEDTQLVPRVHKKRGPKPGSKRKSKILQSPTHLPSIQVPQESPPSHNSVVSTVCVYVNKHGNCGPHLDRKQMQRLSDHFGPGPVNTVLQQVVQSCIDCAYQPKVLLSALQSDSGGGEAVKVRTDGGVRVLRLPAASSPSFVLRFLETMCRHLQCDNLFSSQPFSHYAAYDRNKSVKEEALDSPTLARGSKRCLSGVSPPYAAPLSPKHVRAEAHPSEETLPHEENGLMKEQRYMDSASNSMTPRPQTMRSTSEYHSQARSLYHRGGSTPMRRHSSNPAELSSPQPLRRVEAASSTTGPDSVVSERESLPGKNPASWSIEEVMQFVRDADPTALAPHAELFRKHEIDGKALMLLRSDMIMKYMGLKLGPALKLCHHIERLKQGKL; encoded by the exons GCCAGAGTCCCCCCCTCCAACGACTTCAAGGTAGGAATGAAGCTTGAAGCGCACGACCCACGTAACTCCACCTCGGTTTGCATCGCCACGGTGATGGGTTTAACTGGAGTCCGCCTGCGTCTCCGTCTGGATGGAAGTGACAACAGCAACGACTTCTGGCGGCTGGTTGACTCCTCTGATATCCAGCCCATCGGCACGTGTGAAAAAACTGGAGACATGCTGCAGCCACCACTGG GTTTCCGAATGAACGCCTCCTCTTGGCCCATGTTTCTCCTGAGAACCTTAAACGGAGCAGAGATGGCGCCAGTGACAGCCTTCAAAAAG GAGCCTCCAAGGCCCCCCCAGAACAGTTTCAAGCCAGGCATGAAGCTTGAGGCGGTGGATAAGAAGAACCCATACCTCATCTGTCCCGCCACCATCGGGGAAGTGAGGGGGGAGGAGGTGTTTATCATGTTCGACGGCTGGCGGGGAGCCTTTGATTACTGGTGCAAGTATGACTCCCGGGACATCTTCCCAGTGGGCTGGTGTACTCTCACTAAACACAGCCTCCAGCCTCCGGGCAACAGCG TAACTCTCCCAAAGAGCCTACAGATTCTCCCGTCGTCACCCTCCAAACCCAGCAGGCGCTCCATGCAGTCACCCTACAGACTGCTCACCCCTCTGCCCCCTCTGCCCGTCAGGAAGGGGGTGAGAGGTCGCCGGCCCAAGAGTGAGACCCTCGCTCTACTCAAAGCGGTGGCAGAGGCAGCAGCTGCTCACAACGGATCGGTCCCGGAGGACACTCAGCTTGTGCCACGGGTCCACAAGAAGAGAGGACCCAAACCCGGAAGCAAG AGAAAGTCAAAAATTCTGCAAAGCCCAACCCACCTGCCCAGCATCCAGGTCCCACAGGAAAGCCCCCCCAGCCACAACTCCGTGGTTTCTACAG TGTGCGTGTACGTGAACAAGCACGGGAACTGTGGTCCTCACTTGGACAGGAAGCAAATGCAGCGTCTGTCTGACCACTTTGGCCCTGGACCGGTGAACACTGTGCTGCAGCAAGTGGTTCAGTCCTGTATAGACTGTGCCTACCAGCCTAAGGTGCTGCTCAGCGCTCTGCAGAGCGActcaggaggaggagaagccgtcaAAG TGAGAACAGACGGTGGCGTCCGTGTGCTCAGACTACCCGCAGCCTCCAGTCCTTCCTTTGTGCTGCGTTTCCTAGAAACCATGTGTCGTCACCTGCAGTGTGACAACCTGTTCAGCAGCCAGCCGTTCAGCCACTACGCTGCTTACGACAGAAACAAGTCGG TGAAAGAAGAAGCGCTGGATTCTCCCACTCTGGCTCGGGGCAGTAAACGCTGCCTTTCAGGAGTCTCCCCCCCGTATGCAGCGCCCCTCTCTCCCAAACACGTACGAGCTGAGGCTCACCCTTCAGAAG AGACTCTTCCACATGAAGAGAACGGCCTGATGAAGGAGCAGCGCTACATGGATTCTGCGTCCAACTCCATGACCCCCCGACCCCAGACGATGCGGAGTACCTCGGAGTATCACTCCCAGGCCAGAAGCCTCTATCACCGTGGCGGTAGCACACCGATGCGCCGCCATTCTTCCAACCCAGCAGAGCTCAGCTCCCCTCAGCCTCTGAGACGAGTGGAAG CAGCCAGCTCCACCACAGGTCCCGACTCTGTGGTTTCAGAGCGAGAGAGTCTTCCCGGTAAAAACCCCGCCTCCTGGTCCATCGAAGAGGTGATGCAGTTTGTCCGGGACGCAGACCCCACCGCGTTGGCGCCTCACGCTGAACTCTTCAGAAAACAT GAAATCGATGGAAAAGCGTTGATGCTTCTACGGAGCGACATGATAATGAAGTACATGGGTCTGAAACTGGGACCTGCGCTCAAGTTATGTCATCACATAGAGCGGCTGAAGCAAGGCAAGCTGTGA
- the LOC107396050 gene encoding sex comb on midleg-like protein 2 isoform X2: MGKTPVKDQKDGRKEKAGKVVPPPGSTPAPLKDAFSWEEYLKETSSTPAPPGCFRQARVPPSNDFKVGMKLEAHDPRNSTSVCIATVMGLTGVRLRLRLDGSDNSNDFWRLVDSSDIQPIGTCEKTGDMLQPPLGFRMNASSWPMFLLRTLNGAEMAPVTAFKKEPPRPPQNSFKPGMKLEAVDKKNPYLICPATIGEVRGEEVFIMFDGWRGAFDYWCKYDSRDIFPVGWCTLTKHSLQPPGNSVTLPKSLQILPSSPSKPSRRSMQSPYRLLTPLPPLPVRKGVRGRRPKSETLALLKAVAEAAAAHNGSVPEDTQLVPRVHKKRGPKPGSKRKSKILQSPTHLPSIQVPQESPPSHNSVVSTVCVYVNKHGNCGPHLDRKQMQRLSDHFGPGPVNTVLQQVVQSCIDCAYQPKVLLSALQSDSGGGEAVKVRTDGGVRVLRLPAASSPSFVLRFLETMCRHLQCDNLFSSQPFSHYAAYDRNKSVKEEALDSPTLARGSKRCLSGVSPPYAAPLSPKHVRAEAHPSEAETLPHEENGLMKEQRYMDSASNSMTPRPQTMRSTSEYHSQARSLYHRGGSTPMRRHSSNPAELSSPQPLRRVEASSTTGPDSVVSERESLPGKNPASWSIEEVMQFVRDADPTALAPHAELFRKHEIDGKALMLLRSDMIMKYMGLKLGPALKLCHHIERLKQGKL, translated from the exons GCCAGAGTCCCCCCCTCCAACGACTTCAAGGTAGGAATGAAGCTTGAAGCGCACGACCCACGTAACTCCACCTCGGTTTGCATCGCCACGGTGATGGGTTTAACTGGAGTCCGCCTGCGTCTCCGTCTGGATGGAAGTGACAACAGCAACGACTTCTGGCGGCTGGTTGACTCCTCTGATATCCAGCCCATCGGCACGTGTGAAAAAACTGGAGACATGCTGCAGCCACCACTGG GTTTCCGAATGAACGCCTCCTCTTGGCCCATGTTTCTCCTGAGAACCTTAAACGGAGCAGAGATGGCGCCAGTGACAGCCTTCAAAAAG GAGCCTCCAAGGCCCCCCCAGAACAGTTTCAAGCCAGGCATGAAGCTTGAGGCGGTGGATAAGAAGAACCCATACCTCATCTGTCCCGCCACCATCGGGGAAGTGAGGGGGGAGGAGGTGTTTATCATGTTCGACGGCTGGCGGGGAGCCTTTGATTACTGGTGCAAGTATGACTCCCGGGACATCTTCCCAGTGGGCTGGTGTACTCTCACTAAACACAGCCTCCAGCCTCCGGGCAACAGCG TAACTCTCCCAAAGAGCCTACAGATTCTCCCGTCGTCACCCTCCAAACCCAGCAGGCGCTCCATGCAGTCACCCTACAGACTGCTCACCCCTCTGCCCCCTCTGCCCGTCAGGAAGGGGGTGAGAGGTCGCCGGCCCAAGAGTGAGACCCTCGCTCTACTCAAAGCGGTGGCAGAGGCAGCAGCTGCTCACAACGGATCGGTCCCGGAGGACACTCAGCTTGTGCCACGGGTCCACAAGAAGAGAGGACCCAAACCCGGAAGCAAG AGAAAGTCAAAAATTCTGCAAAGCCCAACCCACCTGCCCAGCATCCAGGTCCCACAGGAAAGCCCCCCCAGCCACAACTCCGTGGTTTCTACAG TGTGCGTGTACGTGAACAAGCACGGGAACTGTGGTCCTCACTTGGACAGGAAGCAAATGCAGCGTCTGTCTGACCACTTTGGCCCTGGACCGGTGAACACTGTGCTGCAGCAAGTGGTTCAGTCCTGTATAGACTGTGCCTACCAGCCTAAGGTGCTGCTCAGCGCTCTGCAGAGCGActcaggaggaggagaagccgtcaAAG TGAGAACAGACGGTGGCGTCCGTGTGCTCAGACTACCCGCAGCCTCCAGTCCTTCCTTTGTGCTGCGTTTCCTAGAAACCATGTGTCGTCACCTGCAGTGTGACAACCTGTTCAGCAGCCAGCCGTTCAGCCACTACGCTGCTTACGACAGAAACAAGTCGG TGAAAGAAGAAGCGCTGGATTCTCCCACTCTGGCTCGGGGCAGTAAACGCTGCCTTTCAGGAGTCTCCCCCCCGTATGCAGCGCCCCTCTCTCCCAAACACGTACGAGCTGAGGCTCACCCTTCAGAAG CAGAGACTCTTCCACATGAAGAGAACGGCCTGATGAAGGAGCAGCGCTACATGGATTCTGCGTCCAACTCCATGACCCCCCGACCCCAGACGATGCGGAGTACCTCGGAGTATCACTCCCAGGCCAGAAGCCTCTATCACCGTGGCGGTAGCACACCGATGCGCCGCCATTCTTCCAACCCAGCAGAGCTCAGCTCCCCTCAGCCTCTGAGACGAGTGGAAG CCAGCTCCACCACAGGTCCCGACTCTGTGGTTTCAGAGCGAGAGAGTCTTCCCGGTAAAAACCCCGCCTCCTGGTCCATCGAAGAGGTGATGCAGTTTGTCCGGGACGCAGACCCCACCGCGTTGGCGCCTCACGCTGAACTCTTCAGAAAACAT GAAATCGATGGAAAAGCGTTGATGCTTCTACGGAGCGACATGATAATGAAGTACATGGGTCTGAAACTGGGACCTGCGCTCAAGTTATGTCATCACATAGAGCGGCTGAAGCAAGGCAAGCTGTGA
- the LOC107396050 gene encoding sex comb on midleg-like protein 2 isoform X1: protein MGKTPVKDQKDGRKEKAGKVVPPPGSTPAPLKDAFSWEEYLKETSSTPAPPGCFRQARVPPSNDFKVGMKLEAHDPRNSTSVCIATVMGLTGVRLRLRLDGSDNSNDFWRLVDSSDIQPIGTCEKTGDMLQPPLGFRMNASSWPMFLLRTLNGAEMAPVTAFKKEPPRPPQNSFKPGMKLEAVDKKNPYLICPATIGEVRGEEVFIMFDGWRGAFDYWCKYDSRDIFPVGWCTLTKHSLQPPGNSVTLPKSLQILPSSPSKPSRRSMQSPYRLLTPLPPLPVRKGVRGRRPKSETLALLKAVAEAAAAHNGSVPEDTQLVPRVHKKRGPKPGSKRKSKILQSPTHLPSIQVPQESPPSHNSVVSTVCVYVNKHGNCGPHLDRKQMQRLSDHFGPGPVNTVLQQVVQSCIDCAYQPKVLLSALQSDSGGGEAVKVRTDGGVRVLRLPAASSPSFVLRFLETMCRHLQCDNLFSSQPFSHYAAYDRNKSVKEEALDSPTLARGSKRCLSGVSPPYAAPLSPKHVRAEAHPSEAETLPHEENGLMKEQRYMDSASNSMTPRPQTMRSTSEYHSQARSLYHRGGSTPMRRHSSNPAELSSPQPLRRVEAASSTTGPDSVVSERESLPGKNPASWSIEEVMQFVRDADPTALAPHAELFRKHEIDGKALMLLRSDMIMKYMGLKLGPALKLCHHIERLKQGKL from the exons GCCAGAGTCCCCCCCTCCAACGACTTCAAGGTAGGAATGAAGCTTGAAGCGCACGACCCACGTAACTCCACCTCGGTTTGCATCGCCACGGTGATGGGTTTAACTGGAGTCCGCCTGCGTCTCCGTCTGGATGGAAGTGACAACAGCAACGACTTCTGGCGGCTGGTTGACTCCTCTGATATCCAGCCCATCGGCACGTGTGAAAAAACTGGAGACATGCTGCAGCCACCACTGG GTTTCCGAATGAACGCCTCCTCTTGGCCCATGTTTCTCCTGAGAACCTTAAACGGAGCAGAGATGGCGCCAGTGACAGCCTTCAAAAAG GAGCCTCCAAGGCCCCCCCAGAACAGTTTCAAGCCAGGCATGAAGCTTGAGGCGGTGGATAAGAAGAACCCATACCTCATCTGTCCCGCCACCATCGGGGAAGTGAGGGGGGAGGAGGTGTTTATCATGTTCGACGGCTGGCGGGGAGCCTTTGATTACTGGTGCAAGTATGACTCCCGGGACATCTTCCCAGTGGGCTGGTGTACTCTCACTAAACACAGCCTCCAGCCTCCGGGCAACAGCG TAACTCTCCCAAAGAGCCTACAGATTCTCCCGTCGTCACCCTCCAAACCCAGCAGGCGCTCCATGCAGTCACCCTACAGACTGCTCACCCCTCTGCCCCCTCTGCCCGTCAGGAAGGGGGTGAGAGGTCGCCGGCCCAAGAGTGAGACCCTCGCTCTACTCAAAGCGGTGGCAGAGGCAGCAGCTGCTCACAACGGATCGGTCCCGGAGGACACTCAGCTTGTGCCACGGGTCCACAAGAAGAGAGGACCCAAACCCGGAAGCAAG AGAAAGTCAAAAATTCTGCAAAGCCCAACCCACCTGCCCAGCATCCAGGTCCCACAGGAAAGCCCCCCCAGCCACAACTCCGTGGTTTCTACAG TGTGCGTGTACGTGAACAAGCACGGGAACTGTGGTCCTCACTTGGACAGGAAGCAAATGCAGCGTCTGTCTGACCACTTTGGCCCTGGACCGGTGAACACTGTGCTGCAGCAAGTGGTTCAGTCCTGTATAGACTGTGCCTACCAGCCTAAGGTGCTGCTCAGCGCTCTGCAGAGCGActcaggaggaggagaagccgtcaAAG TGAGAACAGACGGTGGCGTCCGTGTGCTCAGACTACCCGCAGCCTCCAGTCCTTCCTTTGTGCTGCGTTTCCTAGAAACCATGTGTCGTCACCTGCAGTGTGACAACCTGTTCAGCAGCCAGCCGTTCAGCCACTACGCTGCTTACGACAGAAACAAGTCGG TGAAAGAAGAAGCGCTGGATTCTCCCACTCTGGCTCGGGGCAGTAAACGCTGCCTTTCAGGAGTCTCCCCCCCGTATGCAGCGCCCCTCTCTCCCAAACACGTACGAGCTGAGGCTCACCCTTCAGAAG CAGAGACTCTTCCACATGAAGAGAACGGCCTGATGAAGGAGCAGCGCTACATGGATTCTGCGTCCAACTCCATGACCCCCCGACCCCAGACGATGCGGAGTACCTCGGAGTATCACTCCCAGGCCAGAAGCCTCTATCACCGTGGCGGTAGCACACCGATGCGCCGCCATTCTTCCAACCCAGCAGAGCTCAGCTCCCCTCAGCCTCTGAGACGAGTGGAAG CAGCCAGCTCCACCACAGGTCCCGACTCTGTGGTTTCAGAGCGAGAGAGTCTTCCCGGTAAAAACCCCGCCTCCTGGTCCATCGAAGAGGTGATGCAGTTTGTCCGGGACGCAGACCCCACCGCGTTGGCGCCTCACGCTGAACTCTTCAGAAAACAT GAAATCGATGGAAAAGCGTTGATGCTTCTACGGAGCGACATGATAATGAAGTACATGGGTCTGAAACTGGGACCTGCGCTCAAGTTATGTCATCACATAGAGCGGCTGAAGCAAGGCAAGCTGTGA